The Saxibacter everestensis genome has a window encoding:
- the pdxS gene encoding pyridoxal 5'-phosphate synthase lyase subunit PdxS, with the protein MLKGGVIMDVVTPEQAKIAEDSGAVAVMALERVPADIRAQGGVARMSDPDLIAGIIDTVSIPVMAKARIGHFVEAQVLESLKVDYIDESEVLSPADFVNHIDKSKFKVPFVCGATNLGEALRRITEGAAMIRSKGEAGTGDVSEATRHIRTIKGEIAALRSKSADELYVAAKELQAPYELVKQVAAAGELPVVLFTAGGIATPADAAMMMQLGADGVFVGSGIFKSGNPAQRAAAIVKATTFFDDPAVIAEASRGLGEAMVGINVADLAAPHRLAERGW; encoded by the coding sequence ATGCTCAAGGGCGGCGTCATCATGGATGTCGTCACGCCGGAGCAGGCAAAGATCGCCGAGGATTCCGGTGCCGTCGCGGTCATGGCGCTGGAGCGTGTTCCGGCCGATATCCGCGCGCAGGGCGGCGTCGCCCGGATGAGCGACCCGGACCTGATCGCCGGCATCATCGACACCGTGTCGATTCCGGTGATGGCGAAGGCCCGGATCGGCCACTTCGTCGAGGCGCAGGTACTTGAAAGCCTCAAGGTGGACTACATCGATGAGTCCGAGGTGCTGAGCCCCGCCGACTTCGTCAACCACATCGACAAGAGCAAGTTCAAGGTGCCGTTCGTCTGTGGTGCCACAAACCTCGGTGAGGCGTTGCGACGGATCACCGAAGGCGCCGCGATGATCCGCTCGAAGGGTGAGGCCGGCACCGGCGACGTTTCTGAGGCCACCCGGCATATCCGCACCATCAAAGGCGAAATCGCGGCACTGCGGTCGAAGTCCGCAGACGAGCTGTACGTCGCGGCCAAGGAGCTGCAGGCGCCGTACGAGCTGGTGAAGCAGGTGGCTGCCGCAGGTGAATTGCCCGTCGTGTTGTTCACCGCGGGAGGCATTGCCACCCCGGCGGACGCAGCGATGATGATGCAGCTCGGCGCGGACGGCGTTTTCGTCGGCTCCGGAATCTTCAAGTCCGGCAACCCGGCCCAGCGTGCCGCGGCAATCGTCAAGGCCACAACCTTCTTCGATGACCCCGCCGTGATCGCCGAAGCGTCCCGGGGACTCGGTGAGGCGATGGTCGGCATCAACGTCGCCGACCTTGCCGCCCCGCACCGGCTGGCCGAGCGCGGCTGGTAA
- the pdxT gene encoding pyridoxal 5'-phosphate synthase glutaminase subunit PdxT yields MHAAAQAVDRPSPPQSARRRIGVLALQGDFREHLSALRSLGAEGVAIRREAELDGIDGLIIPGGESTTMGKIAAELGLLAPLRGAIDAGLPTYGTCAGMIMLADQIRDAVPGQQNIGGLDVIVRRNAFGSQLESFQEDLIVDGIEGSVPAVFIRAPVVEEFGADVTVLARLSDDRVVAVRQGNIIAMAFHPEISGDLRLHEAFLEVVNSISVEA; encoded by the coding sequence ATGCACGCGGCTGCGCAGGCCGTTGACCGGCCCTCGCCACCCCAATCAGCCAGGCGCCGGATTGGGGTGCTCGCCCTGCAGGGCGACTTCCGGGAGCATCTAAGCGCCCTGCGATCCCTCGGCGCCGAAGGCGTTGCGATCCGGCGGGAAGCGGAGCTGGATGGAATCGATGGCCTGATCATCCCGGGCGGCGAGAGCACCACGATGGGAAAGATCGCCGCGGAGTTGGGTCTGCTTGCACCGTTGCGCGGTGCCATCGACGCGGGATTGCCAACCTATGGCACCTGCGCGGGGATGATCATGCTTGCCGATCAGATCCGCGACGCTGTGCCGGGGCAGCAGAACATCGGCGGCCTGGACGTGATAGTTCGCCGGAATGCCTTCGGCTCCCAGTTGGAGTCGTTCCAGGAGGACCTGATCGTCGACGGAATTGAGGGTTCGGTGCCTGCCGTCTTCATCCGCGCGCCGGTCGTCGAGGAGTTTGGCGCCGACGTCACGGTGCTGGCCCGGCTGTCGGACGACCGTGTCGTCGCGGTACGGCAGGGGAACATTATCGCCATGGCGTTTCACCCGGAGATCTCAGGTGATTTACGCCTCCACGAGGCCTTCCTTGAGGTAGTCAACAGTATTAGCGTTGAGGCGTGA
- a CDS encoding PLP-dependent aminotransferase family protein has protein sequence MGRTDAPVLPITVDRSAHLPLPVQLAAGLREAVRSGLLAPGDRVPPSRSLAAQLGVSRGTVTSAYDQLTGEGYLISAHGSATIINPELGAIHPQVAFPAVAAFPGAEPVLALSGRRSLPAPDAAPVRRPIDLRPGRPDTRRLDDPSWRAAWRAAVSVSPEDELPPPAGLPILRAAIAEHLRLVRGLNRGPDEVLITAGAREGLALLLMSLRDPARRPLRVAVEDPGYPALRQVLRRIGAEVLPTPVDADGLVVAALETGADAADIVIVTPNHQYPLGGSMPVTRRMALLDWAAANRALIVEDDYDSEFRYVGSPLPALVSLDSSDRVVNLGTFSKVLTPRLASGYILAPVHLVETMARTRQELGAPVSGYVQHALAHYLDTGGLRRHIARVRRDYLHRRRMLIDILSGVDGLDVQQLDGGLHAVVTVSPPRNVDSILAVAAEHGVLVSDLDHYWTHESQSAKPGVLIGYGGVPDSDLRRGLDRLITAVAATDQEETFADQNR, from the coding sequence ATGGGACGCACGGATGCGCCGGTACTGCCGATCACCGTGGATCGATCCGCGCACCTGCCACTTCCGGTGCAACTGGCCGCCGGGCTGCGGGAGGCCGTGCGATCGGGCCTGCTCGCACCGGGCGACCGGGTACCGCCGAGCCGGTCGCTTGCGGCCCAGCTCGGAGTATCCCGAGGCACCGTGACGTCGGCCTATGATCAGCTGACCGGCGAGGGCTACCTGATCAGCGCACACGGCTCGGCAACCATCATCAACCCGGAGCTGGGCGCCATCCATCCGCAGGTTGCTTTTCCCGCTGTCGCGGCTTTCCCCGGCGCCGAGCCGGTCCTCGCCCTATCAGGCCGGCGATCGTTACCGGCTCCCGATGCCGCCCCGGTCCGGCGGCCGATCGACCTGCGGCCCGGCCGACCCGATACCCGAAGGCTCGACGATCCCTCATGGCGGGCGGCCTGGCGGGCGGCCGTCTCGGTTTCCCCGGAAGACGAACTGCCGCCGCCGGCAGGGCTGCCGATTCTGCGTGCGGCGATTGCCGAGCATCTGCGGCTCGTTCGCGGCCTGAATCGCGGTCCCGACGAGGTGCTGATCACCGCCGGCGCCCGGGAGGGCCTCGCCCTGCTGTTGATGAGCCTGCGCGATCCGGCGCGCCGGCCACTGCGGGTGGCAGTTGAGGATCCCGGGTATCCGGCGCTTCGCCAGGTGCTGCGCCGCATTGGCGCCGAAGTGTTGCCGACGCCGGTCGACGCCGACGGTCTGGTGGTTGCGGCGCTGGAAACCGGAGCGGACGCCGCGGACATCGTGATCGTGACGCCGAACCATCAGTATCCGCTGGGCGGCAGCATGCCGGTGACCCGGCGGATGGCGCTGCTGGACTGGGCTGCTGCGAACCGGGCCCTGATAGTCGAGGACGACTACGACAGCGAATTTCGCTACGTCGGCAGCCCGTTACCGGCGCTGGTCTCGCTGGACAGCTCCGACCGGGTCGTCAACCTCGGCACTTTCTCCAAGGTGCTCACGCCCCGGCTGGCCTCAGGCTACATCCTCGCCCCGGTACATCTGGTCGAGACGATGGCGCGCACTCGCCAGGAGCTCGGCGCGCCGGTGTCCGGATACGTGCAGCATGCCCTGGCGCACTATCTCGACACCGGAGGTCTGCGCCGGCATATCGCCCGGGTCCGGCGCGACTACCTGCACCGACGGCGGATGTTGATCGACATTCTTTCCGGGGTCGACGGCCTCGATGTACAGCAGCTGGACGGCGGCCTGCACGCCGTCGTCACGGTCAGCCCGCCGAGAAATGTGGACTCGATACTGGCGGTCGCCGCCGAGCACGGCGTCCTGGTCAGCGATCTCGATCACTACTGGACTCACGAAAGCCAATCGGCCAAACCAGGAGTTCTGATTGGCTACGGCGGTGTGCCCGATTCAGATCTTCGTCGCGGCCTGGACCGGCTGATCACGGCGGTAGCCGCCACCGACCAAGAAGAGACGTTCGCCGACCAAAATCGCTAG
- a CDS encoding dihydrolipoyl dehydrogenase family protein produces MTPSSPRGDYDVIVIGAGAVGENVADRAVKGGLRAVLIEADLVGGECSYWACMPSKALLRPGAALSAARRVDGSKQAVDGVLDVEAVFRRRDSFTSHWDDAGQVEWAEQANIDLIRGVARLVGERTVEVTPPDDEPFTLTALNAVVLATGSRPVVPPIDGLADIPFWGTREATSAHDVPGRLAVLGGGVAGTELAQAFGRLGSQVTVIARGKLLGGFAEQAASRVLDALRAENITVHLDTETTAVHWQPDGSIRLEVTDQDGDGRQVVADRLLVSTGRQSALDQLGLDSVGLAPDAITIDNHGQVTGTDWLFAVGDAAGKVQLTHQGKYEARIVGDVIVTRAKGGQIDDNLWSRHLMTANSYAVPHVVFTDPAIAAVGLAPVEAADRFDRTRTVELEIAVAGSALQADGYSGWARVVVDEERRVIVGATFVGQDVAEMLHSATIAIVGEVPLERLWHAVPAYPTMSEIWLRLLEKYGM; encoded by the coding sequence GTGACTCCTTCTTCGCCCCGTGGGGACTACGACGTCATTGTGATCGGTGCCGGCGCGGTAGGCGAGAACGTGGCAGATCGCGCCGTCAAGGGTGGGCTGCGGGCCGTTTTGATCGAGGCGGACCTGGTCGGCGGTGAATGTTCCTACTGGGCGTGCATGCCATCGAAGGCGTTGCTGCGTCCAGGTGCTGCGTTGAGCGCGGCGCGCCGGGTGGACGGCAGCAAGCAGGCCGTTGACGGCGTCCTCGATGTCGAGGCAGTTTTCCGGCGGCGGGATTCGTTCACCTCGCACTGGGATGACGCCGGACAGGTGGAATGGGCCGAACAGGCGAACATCGACCTGATCCGGGGCGTCGCCAGGCTGGTGGGGGAGCGGACCGTCGAGGTGACGCCGCCGGACGACGAACCGTTCACGCTGACAGCCCTGAACGCTGTCGTGCTCGCCACCGGATCGCGGCCGGTTGTGCCGCCAATCGACGGTCTGGCCGACATCCCGTTCTGGGGCACCCGGGAGGCGACCTCCGCGCACGATGTTCCCGGAAGGCTGGCAGTTCTCGGTGGCGGTGTTGCGGGGACGGAGCTCGCCCAGGCATTCGGGCGCCTCGGCTCCCAGGTAACCGTGATCGCTCGGGGAAAGCTGCTCGGCGGATTCGCCGAGCAAGCGGCATCCCGGGTATTGGATGCGTTGCGGGCCGAGAACATCACGGTTCATCTGGATACCGAAACCACGGCTGTGCATTGGCAGCCAGACGGTTCGATCCGGCTTGAGGTGACCGACCAGGACGGCGACGGACGGCAGGTCGTCGCCGATCGCTTACTGGTGTCGACAGGGCGTCAGTCCGCGCTCGATCAGCTTGGACTCGACTCGGTCGGGCTGGCACCGGACGCCATCACGATTGACAACCATGGCCAGGTAACCGGAACCGACTGGTTGTTCGCGGTCGGCGATGCGGCAGGCAAGGTGCAGCTCACCCACCAGGGAAAGTATGAGGCCCGCATAGTCGGAGACGTGATAGTCACTCGTGCCAAGGGCGGGCAGATCGACGACAATTTGTGGTCGCGTCACCTGATGACGGCTAACAGCTACGCCGTGCCTCACGTCGTGTTCACCGATCCCGCAATAGCGGCTGTCGGCCTGGCGCCCGTGGAGGCCGCGGATCGCTTTGACCGGACCCGGACCGTGGAACTCGAGATTGCGGTCGCCGGTTCGGCACTGCAGGCCGACGGGTACTCCGGGTGGGCGCGGGTGGTCGTGGACGAGGAGCGCAGGGTGATTGTGGGAGCCACATTCGTCGGACAGGATGTCGCCGAGATGCTGCATTCGGCCACGATCGCCATCGTTGGCGAGGTTCCGCTCGAACGGCTGTGGCATGCGGTGCCCGCCTACCCGACCATGAGTGAGATCTGGCTGCGTCTGCTGGAGAAGTACGGCATGTAG
- a CDS encoding GNAT family N-acetyltransferase encodes MLDSWTDFEMDTADAQDADAITALVQSAYRGDVSRQGWTTEADLLEGQRIGPGMVREELSDPNKVILLFRAGAGSVGEDGEAGTGAANGRRPLVACCQLERKNDSAYFGMFAVSPSRQGGGIGKNVLTGAEAFARQTWGATRISLSVINLRAELIAWYQRRGYELTGESEPFPYGDDRFGRPTTDELRFLMMTKSLAEGR; translated from the coding sequence GTGTTGGATTCCTGGACTGACTTTGAGATGGACACCGCCGATGCCCAAGACGCGGACGCGATCACGGCGCTTGTGCAATCGGCCTACCGCGGAGATGTGAGCAGGCAGGGGTGGACAACCGAGGCCGACCTGCTGGAAGGTCAGCGGATCGGCCCGGGTATGGTCCGCGAGGAACTCAGTGATCCCAATAAGGTGATCCTGCTGTTTCGGGCCGGGGCTGGCTCGGTCGGCGAGGACGGCGAGGCTGGCACTGGCGCGGCGAATGGCCGGCGGCCGCTCGTAGCCTGCTGCCAGCTGGAGAGGAAGAACGACTCGGCCTACTTCGGGATGTTTGCCGTTTCCCCGAGCCGTCAGGGTGGCGGAATCGGCAAGAATGTGCTGACTGGAGCGGAGGCATTCGCGCGTCAAACCTGGGGAGCGACCAGGATTAGCCTTTCGGTGATCAACCTGCGCGCCGAGCTGATCGCCTGGTACCAGCGGCGCGGCTATGAACTCACCGGAGAGAGCGAACCGTTCCCCTATGGAGACGACCGTTTCGGTCGACCGACGACCGACGAGCTGAGATTCCTGATGATGACCAAGTCGCTGGCCGAGGGCCGCTAG